In the genome of Pseudomonas sp. P5_109, one region contains:
- a CDS encoding alpha-D-ribose 1-methylphosphonate 5-phosphate C-P-lyase PhnJ has protein sequence MNDLTQAPVRDTAYNFAYLDEQTKRMIRRALLKAVAIPGYQVPFGGREMPLPYGWGTGGMQLTAAILGDDDVLKVIDQGADDTTNAVSIRRFFARTAGVATTESTPDATVIQTRHRIPETPLHADQIMVYQVPIPEPLRFIEPSETETRTMHALNDYGVMHVKLYEDIATFGHIATAYAYPVMVDERYVMDPSPIPKFDNPKLDMSPALMLFGAGREKRLYAVPPYTRVTSLDFEDHPFEAQKWEECCAICGSRESFLDELILDDAGTQSFVCSDTYYCAQRVSQQEQGQ, from the coding sequence ATGAATGACCTGACCCAGGCACCGGTACGCGATACCGCGTACAACTTCGCCTACCTCGATGAGCAGACCAAACGCATGATCCGCCGCGCCTTGCTCAAGGCCGTGGCGATCCCCGGTTATCAGGTGCCGTTCGGTGGTCGCGAGATGCCGCTGCCTTATGGCTGGGGCACTGGCGGCATGCAGTTGACCGCCGCGATTCTCGGCGACGATGACGTGCTCAAGGTCATCGACCAGGGTGCGGACGACACCACCAACGCCGTATCGATTCGCCGCTTCTTCGCCCGCACCGCTGGCGTCGCAACCACTGAAAGTACGCCCGATGCCACGGTAATCCAGACCCGTCACCGCATCCCGGAAACGCCGCTGCATGCCGACCAGATCATGGTCTATCAGGTGCCGATTCCCGAGCCGCTGCGTTTTATCGAACCGTCGGAAACCGAGACCCGGACCATGCACGCCCTCAACGATTACGGGGTCATGCACGTCAAGCTCTATGAGGACATCGCCACCTTCGGTCACATCGCCACAGCCTATGCCTACCCGGTGATGGTCGACGAGCGCTACGTGATGGACCCGTCGCCGATCCCCAAGTTCGACAACCCGAAACTCGATATGAGCCCGGCGTTGATGCTGTTCGGCGCCGGCCGGGAGAAGCGTTTGTACGCGGTGCCGCCGTACACCCGGGTCACCAGCCTCGACTTCGAGGATCACCCCTTCGAAGCGCAGAAGTGGGAAGAGTGCTGCGCCATCTGCGGCAGCCGTGAATCGTTCCTCGACGAGCTGATCCTCGACGACGCCGGCACCCAGAGCTTCGTCTGTTCCGACACCTATTACTGCGCCCAGCGCGTCAGCCAGCAGGAGCAGGGCCAATGA
- the phnK gene encoding phosphonate C-P lyase system protein PhnK — protein MNQALKNDLSVSTEPLLRVRDLSLLYGPEKGCQDVSFDLYPGEVLGIVGESGSGKSTLLSLLSGRLTPQHGNIGYRDKQGQWLDLYSASEAERRTLLRTEWGFVEQNPRDGLRMGVSAGANIGERLMAQGVRNYQQLRGAGLDWLSQVEIDPQRIDDLPRTFSGGMQQRLQIARNLVSSPRLVFMDEPTGGLDVSVQARLLDLLRGLVRELDLAVVIVTHDLAVARLLADRLMVMRRSRVVETGLTDQILDDPQHPYSQLLVSSVLQP, from the coding sequence ATGAACCAGGCGCTGAAAAACGATCTGTCCGTGTCCACCGAACCCCTGCTACGAGTGCGCGACCTGTCCCTGTTGTACGGGCCGGAGAAGGGTTGCCAGGACGTCAGCTTCGATTTGTACCCCGGCGAAGTGTTGGGAATTGTCGGCGAATCCGGCTCGGGCAAGTCGACCTTGCTGTCCTTGCTCAGCGGCCGCCTTACGCCCCAGCACGGCAACATCGGTTACCGCGACAAACAGGGCCAATGGCTGGACCTGTACAGCGCCAGCGAAGCCGAGCGGCGCACCTTGCTACGCACCGAATGGGGTTTTGTCGAGCAAAACCCCCGCGATGGTCTGCGCATGGGGGTGTCCGCCGGGGCCAACATCGGCGAGCGGTTGATGGCCCAGGGCGTGCGCAATTACCAGCAGCTGCGCGGGGCTGGACTGGATTGGCTGAGCCAGGTGGAAATCGATCCGCAGCGCATCGACGATTTGCCCCGGACCTTCTCTGGCGGCATGCAGCAGCGCCTGCAAATCGCCCGCAACCTGGTGTCCAGTCCGCGCCTGGTGTTCATGGACGAGCCGACCGGTGGCCTCGATGTGTCGGTGCAGGCGCGCTTGCTCGACCTCCTTCGTGGGCTGGTGCGTGAGCTGGACCTGGCCGTGGTGATCGTCACCCACGACCTGGCGGTGGCGCGTCTGCTGGCTGACCGCTTGATGGTGATGCGCCGCTCGCGGGTGGTGGAAACCGGGCTGACCGATCAGATCCTCGACGATCCGCAGCACCCTTACTCGCAACTGCTGGTGTCCTCGGTGTTGCAGCCGTGA
- the phnL gene encoding phosphonate C-P lyase system protein PhnL, with amino-acid sequence MNTLIEVRDLSKTFTLHQQNGVVLNVLRGVDFSVAAGECLVLHGQSGAGKSTLLRTLYGNYLPAGGSICVQHDGQWRELVGAEPRDILQVRQRTLGYVSQFLRVIPRVACLDVVMEPALARGWSKEQAKARAESLLTRLNIPQRLWQLAPGTFSGGEQQRVNIARGFMVAWPVMLLDEPTASLDDSNRQVVLELMNEAKNAGAALIGIFHDRVAREAVADRHLDMTPAAVTEKEYADVR; translated from the coding sequence ATGAATACCTTGATCGAGGTCCGTGACCTCTCGAAAACCTTCACCCTGCATCAGCAGAACGGCGTAGTCCTCAATGTGCTGCGCGGGGTGGATTTCAGTGTGGCGGCCGGTGAATGCCTGGTGCTGCACGGCCAGTCCGGCGCGGGCAAGAGCACCTTGCTGCGCACCTTGTACGGCAACTACCTGCCGGCGGGCGGCAGTATCTGCGTGCAGCACGACGGCCAATGGCGGGAGCTGGTCGGTGCCGAGCCCCGGGACATTCTGCAAGTGCGCCAGCGCACCCTGGGTTATGTCAGTCAGTTCCTGCGGGTGATCCCGCGAGTGGCGTGCCTGGATGTGGTGATGGAGCCGGCCCTGGCCCGTGGCTGGTCGAAAGAGCAGGCGAAAGCACGTGCCGAATCCTTGCTCACTCGCCTGAACATCCCGCAACGCCTCTGGCAGCTGGCGCCCGGCACCTTCTCCGGAGGTGAGCAGCAGCGAGTCAACATCGCCCGCGGCTTCATGGTGGCCTGGCCGGTGATGTTGCTCGACGAACCGACTGCATCACTCGACGACAGCAATCGCCAGGTGGTGCTGGAACTGATGAACGAAGCCAAGAACGCCGGTGCCGCGCTGATCGGCATCTTCCACGACCGCGTCGCCCGCGAGGCGGTTGCCGACCGCCATCTCGACATGACTCCAGCCGCTGTGACTGAAAAGGAATACGCCGATGTCCGTTGA
- a CDS encoding alpha-D-ribose 1-methylphosphonate 5-triphosphate diphosphatase gives MSVEQILSNAQLVTADRVFYGTVLLRDGLIAEVAEGPSRLPQALDLNGDYLLPGLVELHTDNLERHMTPRPGVDWPSVPAVLSHDAQIIAAGITTVFDAVSIGDVNPKGNRMQKLPAMLDAIAKASDAGLTRAEHRLHLRCELCHPDTLSVFRDLVENPLVQLVSVMDHSPGQRQFVLESKYREYYMGKYHLTTTQMDEFIALQMANSRTYSDRYRAAIVEHCLALGLSVASHDDATLAHVEESARYGMTIAEFPTTVEAARGCREHGMNVLMGAPNIVRGGSHSGNVAAAELAAEGLLDILSSDYYPASLLQSAFALAAQSERIGLAEAVRMVSLNPARAAGLNDRGEIAPGLRADLLQTRSQDGLPVVQQVWRQAKRVF, from the coding sequence ATGTCCGTTGAGCAGATCCTCAGCAATGCCCAACTGGTCACCGCCGACCGTGTGTTCTACGGCACCGTGTTGCTGCGCGACGGCTTGATCGCCGAGGTTGCCGAAGGCCCAAGTCGTTTGCCCCAGGCCCTGGACCTCAATGGCGATTACCTGCTGCCGGGCCTGGTGGAGTTGCACACCGACAACCTGGAGCGCCACATGACCCCGCGTCCCGGTGTGGACTGGCCGTCGGTGCCGGCGGTGCTCAGTCACGATGCACAGATCATCGCGGCAGGCATCACCACGGTGTTCGACGCGGTGTCCATCGGCGATGTGAATCCCAAGGGCAATCGCATGCAGAAACTGCCGGCGATGCTCGACGCCATCGCCAAAGCCTCCGACGCCGGGCTGACCCGTGCCGAACACCGTCTGCACTTGCGCTGCGAGCTGTGCCACCCGGACACCCTCAGCGTGTTCCGCGATCTGGTGGAGAACCCGCTGGTGCAATTGGTGTCTGTTATGGACCACTCGCCGGGTCAGCGCCAGTTCGTGCTGGAATCCAAGTACCGTGAGTACTACATGGGCAAGTACCACTTGACCACCACGCAGATGGACGAGTTCATCGCGCTGCAAATGGCCAACTCGCGCACCTATAGCGACCGCTACCGCGCGGCGATTGTCGAGCATTGCCTGGCCCTTGGCCTGTCGGTGGCCAGCCATGACGACGCGACCCTGGCCCATGTCGAGGAGTCGGCGCGCTACGGCATGACCATCGCCGAGTTCCCGACCACCGTCGAGGCCGCGCGCGGTTGCCGGGAGCACGGCATGAATGTGTTGATGGGCGCACCGAACATCGTGCGCGGCGGGTCGCACTCGGGTAACGTGGCCGCCGCGGAGCTTGCCGCCGAAGGCTTGCTGGATATTCTGTCCAGCGACTACTACCCGGCAAGCCTGCTGCAATCGGCGTTCGCGCTGGCGGCGCAGAGTGAGCGGATTGGTCTGGCCGAAGCGGTGCGCATGGTCAGCCTGAATCCGGCCCGGGCCGCCGGGTTGAACGATCGTGGCGAGATTGCCCCGGGCTTGCGGGCTGATCTGCTGCAAACGCGTAGTCAGGACGGTCTGCCAGTGGTCCAGCAAGTATGGCGACAAGCGAAGAGGGTGTTTTGA
- the phnN gene encoding phosphonate metabolism protein/1,5-bisphosphokinase (PRPP-forming) PhnN, with the protein MSGRLIYLIGPSGSGKDSLLDAARARLAERGCRIVRRVITRSAEAVGEAALGVSAQQFADMEARGAFALSWHANGLSYGIGREIDDWLAGGQDVLVNGSRGHLQNTRLRYPNVLVLLLTVDQAVLRQRLLERGRESLIEIDQRLARNARFNEQLLAQDSAVHLLDNSGQLESTVERLLACIDEQTPCV; encoded by the coding sequence ATGTCGGGCAGGTTGATCTATCTCATCGGGCCTTCAGGTTCGGGCAAGGACAGCCTGCTGGATGCGGCGCGAGCGCGGTTGGCCGAACGCGGTTGCCGTATCGTGCGGCGGGTCATTACCCGCTCGGCCGAAGCCGTGGGCGAGGCGGCGCTGGGCGTCAGCGCGCAGCAATTTGCCGACATGGAAGCCCGGGGCGCCTTTGCCCTGAGCTGGCACGCCAATGGATTGTCCTATGGCATCGGGCGGGAAATCGACGATTGGCTGGCCGGCGGCCAGGACGTACTGGTCAATGGCTCGCGGGGGCATTTGCAGAACACCCGGCTGCGTTATCCGAATGTGCTGGTGCTGTTGCTGACCGTGGATCAGGCCGTGTTGCGTCAACGACTGCTGGAGCGTGGACGTGAGTCGCTGATCGAGATCGATCAGCGTTTGGCGCGCAATGCCCGATTCAACGAGCAGCTGCTGGCGCAGGACTCGGCCGTGCACCTGCTCGACAACTCCGGGCAGCTGGAGTCTACAGTCGAACGCTTGTTGGCCTGTATTGACGAGCAAACCCCATGCGTTTGA
- the phnP gene encoding phosphonate metabolism protein PhnP, with protein MRLTLLGTGDARQVPVYGCECVACDAARKDERLQRRPCSALIECGDQRWLIDSGLPDLCERFPPHSFNGIFQTHYHADHAQGLLHLRWGQGLVIPVHGPVDPEGLADLYKHPGILDFSQPFEGFETRQFGALSVTALPLQHSKPTLGYLLEGEGRRIAYLTDTVGLPPDTLNWLRREPLDVLVLDCSMPPQPQAPRNHNDLNLALQCIDELQPKSAVLTHVGHTLDAWLMQHRGELPANVRVGFDGCVL; from the coding sequence ATGCGTTTGACGTTGCTGGGCACCGGCGATGCCCGGCAAGTCCCGGTCTACGGCTGTGAGTGTGTGGCTTGCGATGCGGCCCGCAAGGATGAGCGCTTGCAGCGTCGACCGTGCAGCGCGCTGATCGAGTGCGGTGATCAGCGCTGGTTGATCGACAGCGGCTTGCCTGACCTGTGCGAACGGTTCCCGCCGCACAGTTTCAACGGCATTTTCCAGACCCATTACCACGCCGATCACGCCCAGGGCCTGTTGCATCTGCGCTGGGGCCAGGGCCTGGTGATTCCAGTCCACGGTCCCGTGGACCCGGAAGGCCTGGCCGACCTCTACAAACACCCCGGCATTCTCGATTTCAGCCAACCGTTCGAAGGCTTCGAAACCCGGCAGTTCGGCGCGCTCAGCGTCACTGCGCTGCCGCTGCAACACTCGAAACCGACCCTCGGTTATTTGCTGGAAGGAGAAGGGCGGCGAATCGCCTACCTGACCGACACCGTAGGCCTGCCGCCGGACACTTTGAACTGGCTGCGGCGTGAACCGCTGGATGTGCTGGTGCTGGACTGCTCCATGCCGCCGCAACCCCAGGCCCCGCGCAATCACAATGATTTGAACCTGGCCTTGCAGTGCATCGACGAGTTGCAGCCGAAGTCGGCGGTGTTGACCCATGTCGGGCATACCCTGGATGCCTGGTTGATGCAGCACCGGGGTGAATTGCCGGCGAATGTCAGGGTCGGGTTTGATGGGTGTGTGTTGTAG
- a CDS encoding SDR family oxidoreductase codes for MTRRTFLITGASKGIGRAVAEHLDRAGHRVVGIARKPDLTFPGILFPLDLSDRTLAREVLADLAQTYEFDGLVNNVGLVRPQALGEIDLDTFDDVMRVNLHSALQATQTLLPNMRAKGWGRIVNISSLTVLGITQRTAYAAAKAALVSFTRSWALELAQSGITVNAVAPGPTETELFRANNPPGSEGEARYLASVPMGRLGQPQEIASAITFLLSEQSGFITGQTLFVDGGASVGKAAF; via the coding sequence ATGACCCGACGCACCTTTCTCATCACCGGTGCCAGCAAAGGCATTGGCCGGGCGGTGGCCGAGCATCTGGACCGGGCCGGTCATCGCGTGGTGGGCATTGCCCGCAAGCCCGACCTGACATTTCCCGGCATTCTGTTTCCGCTGGACCTGAGCGACCGGACACTGGCCAGGGAAGTGCTGGCGGATCTGGCCCAAACGTACGAGTTCGATGGATTGGTGAACAACGTCGGCCTGGTGCGCCCGCAAGCGCTCGGCGAAATCGATCTGGATACCTTCGACGACGTCATGCGGGTCAATTTGCATTCGGCCTTGCAGGCCACCCAGACGCTGTTGCCGAACATGCGCGCCAAGGGCTGGGGCCGGATAGTAAACATCTCCAGCCTGACGGTACTCGGGATTACCCAGCGCACGGCTTATGCGGCGGCCAAGGCGGCGCTGGTCAGCTTCACCCGCTCGTGGGCGCTGGAACTGGCGCAAAGTGGCATCACGGTAAACGCCGTGGCACCGGGGCCGACCGAAACCGAACTGTTCCGCGCCAACAACCCGCCGGGCAGTGAAGGTGAAGCGCGGTATCTGGCCAGCGTGCCCATGGGGCGCCTGGGGCAGCCACAGGAAATTGCCTCGGCGATTACGTTTCTGTTGTCGGAGCAGAGCGGCTTCATCACCGGGCAGACGCTGTTTGTCGATGGCGGTGCTTCCGTGGGGAAAGCCGCGTTCTGA
- a CDS encoding MFS transporter: MNPATQVPHGTATMTRGMVLLFAFCCGAIVANIYYAQPIIGLIAPDIGLTNTMASLIVSLTQIGYALGLFFLVPLGDLLENRRLMIITTLVAIASLLGAAFTDQPNVFLLISLLVGFSSVSVQILIPLAAHLAPEETRGRVVGGIMGGLLLGILLARPVSSVVADHFGWRAMFMIAAVLMAAISIVLAVTIPKREPDHSASYGQLLGSLWTLLRQQPVLRQRAFYQGCMFATFSLFWTAVPLELARNHGLSQSEIAIFALVGAIGAIAAPIAGRLADAGHTRIASLLALLFASLSFLPAFIHPVYSVIGLAVTGVVLDFCVQMNMVLGQRAVYALDGKSRSRLNALYMTSIFIGGAFGSSVASAVYEHGGWLWIVIVGSAFPLLALLRFLSVSQKGSLATA; this comes from the coding sequence ATGAACCCAGCAACCCAGGTGCCCCACGGCACCGCGACAATGACCCGAGGCATGGTGCTGCTGTTCGCCTTCTGCTGTGGCGCCATTGTCGCCAACATCTACTACGCCCAGCCGATCATCGGCCTGATCGCTCCGGATATCGGCCTGACCAACACCATGGCCAGCCTGATCGTGTCCCTGACCCAGATCGGCTATGCGCTGGGGCTGTTCTTCCTGGTGCCGCTGGGGGATCTGCTGGAAAACCGCCGGTTGATGATCATCACCACGCTGGTGGCAATCGCCAGCCTGCTGGGTGCGGCGTTTACCGATCAGCCGAACGTGTTTTTGCTGATTTCGCTGTTGGTGGGGTTCAGTTCGGTTTCGGTGCAGATCCTGATTCCGCTGGCCGCGCACCTGGCGCCGGAAGAGACCCGTGGCCGTGTGGTGGGCGGGATCATGGGCGGTTTGCTGCTCGGTATTCTGCTGGCTCGTCCGGTGTCCAGCGTGGTAGCCGACCACTTCGGCTGGCGGGCGATGTTCATGATTGCCGCCGTGTTGATGGCAGCCATCAGCATTGTGCTGGCCGTGACCATACCCAAGCGCGAGCCTGATCACAGTGCCTCCTATGGCCAGTTGCTGGGCTCGTTGTGGACGCTGTTGCGCCAACAACCGGTGCTGCGCCAGCGTGCCTTTTACCAAGGCTGCATGTTTGCCACTTTCAGCCTGTTCTGGACTGCCGTACCGCTGGAACTGGCGCGCAATCACGGTTTGTCGCAAAGCGAGATTGCGATCTTCGCGCTGGTGGGCGCCATCGGCGCCATTGCCGCGCCCATCGCCGGACGCCTGGCCGATGCCGGCCATACCCGCATCGCTTCGTTGCTGGCGCTGCTGTTCGCCAGCCTGAGTTTTTTGCCGGCATTTATCCATCCGGTGTACAGCGTCATCGGCCTGGCGGTGACCGGCGTGGTGCTCGACTTCTGCGTGCAGATGAACATGGTCCTCGGCCAGCGCGCGGTCTACGCCCTCGATGGCAAAAGCCGCAGCCGCCTGAATGCGCTGTACATGACCAGCATCTTCATCGGCGGTGCCTTCGGCTCTTCGGTGGCCAGCGCTGTGTACGAACACGGCGGCTGGTTGTGGATCGTGATCGTCGGCAGCGCGTTTCCGCTGCTGGCGTTGCTGCGGTTCCTGAGTGTTTCGCAGAAGGGTTCGCTGGCGACGGCTTAG
- a CDS encoding sulfate ABC transporter substrate-binding protein codes for MKKLFGASFLAAGLALTSMAQAAPTLLNVSYDVMRDFYKDYNTAFQKHWQAEHNENITLQMSFGGSSKQARSVIDGLPADVITMNMATDINALADNGKLVPDNWVTRLPNNSAPFTSATVFIVRKGNPKALKDWPDLLKDGVQVIVPNPKTSGNGRYTYLSAWGYVLKNGGDENKAKEFVGKLFKQAPVLDTGGRAATTTFMTNQIGDVLVTFENEAEMIAREFGRDQFEVIYPSVSAEAEPPVSVVDKTVDKKGTRAAAEEYLKYLWSPEGQEIAAANYLRPRDPAVLAKYTDRFPKVDFLSVEKTFGDWRTVQKTHFNDGGVFDQIYSGQ; via the coding sequence GTGAAAAAACTCTTTGGCGCCTCTTTTCTGGCCGCTGGCCTGGCACTGACCAGCATGGCTCAAGCCGCACCGACCCTGCTCAACGTTTCCTACGACGTGATGCGCGATTTCTACAAGGACTACAACACTGCGTTCCAGAAACACTGGCAAGCCGAGCACAACGAAAACATCACCCTGCAGATGTCCTTCGGCGGCTCCAGCAAACAGGCGCGCTCGGTGATCGACGGCCTGCCGGCTGACGTGATCACCATGAACATGGCCACCGACATCAACGCCCTGGCGGACAATGGCAAACTGGTGCCGGACAACTGGGTCACGCGCCTGCCGAACAACAGCGCGCCGTTCACTTCGGCCACGGTGTTCATCGTGCGCAAGGGCAACCCGAAAGCCCTGAAAGACTGGCCGGACCTGCTCAAGGACGGCGTCCAGGTCATCGTCCCGAACCCGAAGACCTCCGGTAACGGCCGCTACACCTACCTCTCGGCCTGGGGCTACGTGCTGAAAAACGGCGGTGACGAGAACAAAGCGAAGGAATTCGTCGGCAAGCTGTTCAAGCAAGCGCCGGTACTCGACACCGGTGGCCGTGCCGCGACCACCACCTTCATGACCAACCAGATCGGTGACGTGCTGGTGACCTTCGAGAACGAAGCGGAAATGATCGCCCGCGAGTTCGGCCGTGATCAGTTCGAAGTCATCTACCCAAGCGTTTCCGCCGAAGCCGAGCCACCGGTATCGGTGGTCGACAAGACCGTCGACAAGAAAGGCACCCGCGCCGCCGCCGAGGAATACCTGAAGTACCTGTGGTCGCCGGAAGGCCAGGAGATTGCCGCGGCGAACTACCTGCGCCCGCGTGACCCGGCCGTGCTGGCCAAGTACACCGACCGCTTCCCGAAAGTGGACTTCCTGTCGGTCGAAAAGACCTTCGGTGACTGGCGCACCGTGCAGAAGACCCACTTCAATGATGGTGGGGTTTTCGACCAGATCTACAGCGGTCAGTAA
- a CDS encoding ion transporter — protein MDSSKHWREDLYVMIFQTDTQAGRRFDGILLLIILASLVIVMLDSIDSIHRNYADVLAYIEWGFTVIFLGEYILRLYCSPKPLRYAFSFYGLVDLLAIVPGILALYYADAQYLLIIRIIRMLRIFRVLKLSPYLKQANYLMSALRGSKQKIVVFLVSVCTLVTVFGTLMYVIEGPEHGFTSIPKGIYWAIVTLTTVGFGDIVPKTPLGQVVSSLVMITGYSIIAVPTGIFTAELANAMRGDQLQHDCPVCKKNSHEHGAAFCSRCGNALFKKLE, from the coding sequence ATGGACAGCAGCAAACACTGGCGTGAAGACCTTTACGTCATGATTTTCCAGACCGACACCCAGGCGGGTCGGCGCTTCGACGGCATCCTGCTGTTGATCATCCTCGCCAGCCTGGTGATCGTGATGCTCGATAGCATCGACAGCATTCACCGCAACTACGCCGATGTACTCGCCTATATCGAGTGGGGTTTCACGGTGATCTTCCTCGGCGAGTACATCCTGCGCCTGTACTGCTCGCCCAAGCCCCTGCGCTATGCCTTCAGTTTCTATGGGCTGGTGGACCTGCTGGCCATCGTGCCCGGCATCCTCGCGCTGTATTACGCCGATGCGCAGTACCTGTTGATCATCCGCATCATCCGGATGCTGCGGATTTTCCGCGTACTCAAGCTCAGCCCGTACCTCAAGCAAGCCAATTACCTGATGTCGGCGTTGCGCGGCAGCAAGCAGAAGATCGTGGTATTCCTGGTCAGCGTCTGCACCCTGGTAACGGTGTTCGGCACGCTCATGTATGTGATCGAAGGCCCGGAACACGGCTTCACCAGCATTCCCAAGGGCATCTATTGGGCAATCGTGACCCTGACTACCGTAGGCTTCGGCGACATCGTGCCGAAAACGCCGCTGGGCCAGGTGGTTTCGTCGCTGGTGATGATCACCGGTTACTCGATCATCGCCGTGCCAACCGGGATTTTCACCGCTGAACTGGCCAACGCCATGCGCGGCGATCAGCTTCAACACGACTGCCCGGTGTGCAAGAAAAACAGCCACGAACACGGCGCCGCGTTCTGCTCCCGTTGCGGCAACGCGCTGTTCAAAAAACTGGAATAA